In the Nitrospira sp. genome, GCGCTCTACTCGCGTCGCGAGGAAATCGAAATTCTCAGCCTGATCGGCGCGAGCACCACCTTCATTCGTGTTCCGTATCTCCTGGAGGGAGCGGCGCTGGGCCTCTGTGGTAGTGCCCTGTCCCTGGTCATTCTCAAGGCCGGATTCGAATTGTTCCGCCATGAGATCCATTCCGCCACCCGCTTTCTTGGTGTCGATGCGTTGTTGACCTTCTTTTCATTCGACATGTGTGCGGTGCTCATGCTCGTCGGGCTGTTTCTGGGGTGTGCCGGCAGTTTTCTTTCACTGCTGCACTTCGGTGAGGGGCGGGCATGAAATGGTTTCGATGGGGATGTGCCGTCGTCACGCTCCAGGCGGCTTTGTGCACGCTCCCGCTGGCGCAGGCCGCCGAGCGCAAAGATTCGTATGCAGACAAGATCGAGCAGGAAAAGAAGACCCTGGAAAAGTTGCGCGGCACGATTGTCGAAAAACGCAAGAAGGCCGACGAGGCGGAGAAGAAACGCGAGTCGGTGTTGCAAGGGTTGCAATCGCTGGATGAGCGCCTCGTCCGCTACCGGCAGGAACATCAGGATATCGTCAAGAAGCTGAGAAAAAAAGATGTCGAAATCGAGCAGATGAGCGTGCAGTTGAGTCGATTGTCTGAGCGTATCGATGAACGGCAGGATGCCATCGCCGCCCGTTTGCGGGTTCAGTATGTCGAGGGGCGGTTCTGGCACCTCAAGACGTTGCTGGCCGCCAGTTCGGCCGGCGATTTCCAGCGCCGGTTTCGCTATTTGTCCGCGGTAACGCAGCGAGAGTATGAGATCATGGAAACCTATCGACGGGACGCCGAACGGATCGCGGAGGTTGAACGGAGCCGGGAAGAGGCGCGTCAAAATATTCTCGCTTATAAAATCAGCACCGAGGACAAACTCGCGCAAATCCAGGGACTGAAGAAGCAGAAGCGGGTGTATCTTGCGAAAATCACGCAGGAAAAAGAGTCCCACGACCGGGCGGTTGAAGAACTGGAACGGTCGGCGACCAGGGTCGACAGCCTGCTGAAGGAATTGGAAGCTCGGCGGCGGGCGGCGCTGGCCAGCCGTCCTCCGTCCACCGGTGGAGCGCTTCGGGCCTTGCGCGGCACGCTGCTCTGGCCCGCTGACGGGCAAGTGGTGTCCTACTTCGGGCGGCAAAAGCACCCCACGTTCAACACCTATATTCAACGAAAAGGCATTGAGATTCGAGCGGCGGAAGGGAGTAATATACGATCGGTGTTGGCCGGCCAGGTCGTCTATGCAGACTGGTTGAAAGGCTACGGACTCGTTATAATCATGGATCATGCCAACGGAGTCTTCTCGCTGTACGCCCATGCCTCAAAGATCCTGACCTCCGTGGGGGCCAGAGTGGAGGCAGGGGACGCGATCGGGGAAACAGGAGACACGGGCATGACGGGTGAGAATACGCTGTATTTTGAGTTGCGCGAGGGGGCTGAGCCGGTCGATCCCCTCGTGTGGCTGTCTAAGCGGTAGACCTCGGGGAAGGAAGGAACCCACGTATGGAACAGCGGCGGAGCCGACGGTGGTTATATCTTTTGCTGATGGTGACGGTGGCCTTAGGCATCGGCCTGATTCTGGAGAAGGGGTTGGAGCGGACGGGACACGCGTCTGAAACCTATGAGGAACTGCGGACGTTTTCCGAGGTCCTGACGCAGGTGCAGAAACACTATGTCGACGACACCAAGGTGAAGGACCTGGTGCAGGGTGCGATTCGCGGAATGCTCTCAACGCTCGATCCCCATTCCGCCTATATGACGCCTGAGATGTATAAGGAAATGCAGGTTGAAACCAAGGGCGAGTTCGGCGGCGTGGGTATTCAAATCGGCGTCAAAGAGAATCGGCTGGCCGTGATTTCTCCGATCGAGGGCACGCCTGCGCATCGGGCGGGCATCAAGGCCGGCGACTTCATCACGAAGGTGAACGACGAACCCACCAAGGACCTCACCCTGATGGATGCCGTGCAAAAAATGCGCGGTCCGAAGGGGACGAAGGTGAACCTGACGATTCAGCGCGAAGGCACCGCCGACCCGATGGCGTTTTCCCTCGTGCGCGATACCATCAAGATCGAAAGTGTGAAGTTCAAAGTCCTCGACAACACGATCGGATACGTGCGGCTGACCCAGTTCCAAGAAGCCACGGGCCGGGACCTCAGCCGGGCGTTGAAGGTATTCAAGGAACAAAAAGTCCAAGGCACCATTCTCGACCTGCGGAACAATCCCGGCGGGTTACTAACGGCGGCGGTGGATGTCTCCGAGCAGTTCGTGGGGAACGGTAAACTCATCGTCTATACCAAGGGGCGCGAGGGGAAGAAAGATGAGTGGTTCTCCAAGACGAAGGAGACGCTGGAAGATTCCCCCATGATCATTCTGGTGAATGAAGGGTCCGCGAGTGCCTCCGAGATCGTGGCCGGCGCCTTGCAGGATTGGGGGCGGGCTGTGATCGTCGGGACAACGTCCTTCGGCAAAGGATCGGTGCAGACGATTCTCCCGCTCGGTGATGGCTCGGGCCTCCGCCTCACCACGGCGAAGTACTACACGCCAAAGGGTCGTTCGATTCAGTCGACCGGAATCACGCCGGACATTGTCGTTAAGCTCCAGACCCCGGCGGTGGCGAAGGCCGGCGACAAGGATGCGAAAGAATCTGAGCCCAAGACGGCCAAGGGTGCGGCGCCGGGTAAGGAGTCCTCTTCAGCTAAACCGACTGAGGATTCCGCGCACAAAAACGGTGCGGTTTCGTTGGGCGACGCAGGCGAGATTTCGGTGGAAGATGATGTGCAACTGCAAAAAGCCGTGGAACTACTCAAGACCTGGAAGATTTTCAAGGAGCTTCGTCCGGCGGCGTAGGTGCGGCCGGCTGGAGCTGTCGGCGGATTGCCGCGAGTAAGGCCTCTTCCGATCCGGAAAATCCTGGTTGCGTTCGCAACAGATGGGACGCAACCAGGGATTCCAGATCAGCCAGCGTGCGAATGTTCAGCCTAAAATAGAGGTAACTCACCAACGCCTCGGAGAGGCCGGGCAGCGCCGCCCAAGCCGCAACTTCCTCCGGCAACGGCGTCTTCAGCTCTTCATACGCGCGCATCGTGCCCGTCGAAAGAAACTCTTCAATCTTTCCCGCCAGGTCCTTCCCGATCCCCGGAATTTCCTGCAGCGCATGCCGAGCTGCCAGATCGCTCAGATCTACGGTCACGGAAAGGATCGCGTCGGCGGCGTTCCGGTACGCACGGACTCGATAGGGATTGGCGCGCCGGGCTGCCAGGAGATTCGCCATGGCGCGGAAGATCTGGGCGAGCTGATGAACGTGGTTATCCACGAATGAACTTTCGGAAGGGCATGGCGGCATTGTCCAGGCAATCGGTGGCAAATGGCAAGGCCTGAGCAGCCTTGGTTGACAAGCGGTTTTCCCGTTTCATAGGATGATCGAGCGAATTGAGGTGAATGGTGAACATCCACGTGAACGGTGAATCGCGAGGAATCGGCGACGGGCAGACGGTTGCAGGGCTGTTGAAGGAACTGGACATTCGAACGGATCGCGTGGCGGTGGAGTTGAATTTAGAAATTCTGGACCGGAACGACTTTGACACCCGGGGACTCCGAGAGGGAGATCGGGTAGAAATATTGAGTTTCATCGGCGGCGGAGCGAAGTAGGGGATGACTACGATGAATGATCGGTTGGTGATTGCCGGCAGGGAGTTTCAATCGCGCCTGTGGGTGGGCACGGGAAAATATAAAGACTTCGCGGAAACCAAAAAAGCGATCGACGCGTCTGGTGCGGATGTAGTGACCGTAGCCGTCCGTCGCGTGAATATCACGGATCGTTCAAAGGAAAACCTCCTCGACTATCTCGATCCCAAGAAGTACATCATCCTGCCGAATACGGCTGGTTGCTACACGGTGGAAGACGCTGTGCGGTATGCCAGGCTGGCGCGTGCCGCCGGTGTGTCGGATCTCGTCAAGTTGGAAGTGCTCGGTGATGAGAAAACATTGTTCCCCGACACGGCGGGACTGATTGAAGCGGCCAAGATTCTCATCAAGGAAGGGTTCATTGTGCTGCCCTACACGAACGATGATCCGATCGTGGCCAAGAAACTGGTGGACATCGGGTGCCCGGCGGTCATGCCGTTGGCGGCACCGATTGGTTCGGGGTTGGGAATCCGTAATCCCTACAATCTGAAAATCATCATGGAGACGGTGAAGGTCCCGATCATTGTGGATGCCGGGGTGGGTACGGCCTCTGACGCGGCGCTGGCGATGGAGTATGGGGCTGACGCGGTGTTGATGAATACGGCCATCGCCGGAGCCCAGGATCCCATTGCAATGGCTGAAGCCATGAAACATGCCGTGTGGGCTGGGCGGCTGGCCTACAAGGCGGGGCGCATTCCCCGAAAACTCTATGCGACGGCCAGCAGCCCGATCGAGGGCATGCTCTGAGAAGTGTGCCGTCATGAGTCGTGAATGGTGAGTCCAAAGTTCCGGGGCTGATTCAATGCGTTCATGCGGCACTCATCATTCGGGACTTCCCACGTTTCCCTGATGCCGTCCGTCGATTTCCGCCTCTATCTCGTCACTGATCGTCATCACACCGCCGGGCGACCATTGCTGTCGGTGCTCCGGCGGGCGGTTTCAGCAGGTGTGCGCGCCGTTCAGCTGCGTGAACGCG is a window encoding:
- a CDS encoding thiazole synthase — its product is MTTMNDRLVIAGREFQSRLWVGTGKYKDFAETKKAIDASGADVVTVAVRRVNITDRSKENLLDYLDPKKYIILPNTAGCYTVEDAVRYARLARAAGVSDLVKLEVLGDEKTLFPDTAGLIEAAKILIKEGFIVLPYTNDDPIVAKKLVDIGCPAVMPLAAPIGSGLGIRNPYNLKIIMETVKVPIIVDAGVGTASDAALAMEYGADAVLMNTAIAGAQDPIAMAEAMKHAVWAGRLAYKAGRIPRKLYATASSPIEGML
- a CDS encoding histidinol-phosphatase is translated as MPPCPSESSFVDNHVHQLAQIFRAMANLLAARRANPYRVRAYRNAADAILSVTVDLSDLAARHALQEIPGIGKDLAGKIEEFLSTGTMRAYEELKTPLPEEVAAWAALPGLSEALVSYLYFRLNIRTLADLESLVASHLLRTQPGFSGSEEALLAAIRRQLQPAAPTPPDEAP
- a CDS encoding S41 family peptidase, with amino-acid sequence MEQRRSRRWLYLLLMVTVALGIGLILEKGLERTGHASETYEELRTFSEVLTQVQKHYVDDTKVKDLVQGAIRGMLSTLDPHSAYMTPEMYKEMQVETKGEFGGVGIQIGVKENRLAVISPIEGTPAHRAGIKAGDFITKVNDEPTKDLTLMDAVQKMRGPKGTKVNLTIQREGTADPMAFSLVRDTIKIESVKFKVLDNTIGYVRLTQFQEATGRDLSRALKVFKEQKVQGTILDLRNNPGGLLTAAVDVSEQFVGNGKLIVYTKGREGKKDEWFSKTKETLEDSPMIILVNEGSASASEIVAGALQDWGRAVIVGTTSFGKGSVQTILPLGDGSGLRLTTAKYYTPKGRSIQSTGITPDIVVKLQTPAVAKAGDKDAKESEPKTAKGAAPGKESSSAKPTEDSAHKNGAVSLGDAGEISVEDDVQLQKAVELLKTWKIFKELRPAA
- a CDS encoding peptidoglycan DD-metalloendopeptidase family protein, with the protein product MKWFRWGCAVVTLQAALCTLPLAQAAERKDSYADKIEQEKKTLEKLRGTIVEKRKKADEAEKKRESVLQGLQSLDERLVRYRQEHQDIVKKLRKKDVEIEQMSVQLSRLSERIDERQDAIAARLRVQYVEGRFWHLKTLLAASSAGDFQRRFRYLSAVTQREYEIMETYRRDAERIAEVERSREEARQNILAYKISTEDKLAQIQGLKKQKRVYLAKITQEKESHDRAVEELERSATRVDSLLKELEARRRAALASRPPSTGGALRALRGTLLWPADGQVVSYFGRQKHPTFNTYIQRKGIEIRAAEGSNIRSVLAGQVVYADWLKGYGLVIIMDHANGVFSLYAHASKILTSVGARVEAGDAIGETGDTGMTGENTLYFELREGAEPVDPLVWLSKR
- the thiS gene encoding sulfur carrier protein ThiS gives rise to the protein MNIHVNGESRGIGDGQTVAGLLKELDIRTDRVAVELNLEILDRNDFDTRGLREGDRVEILSFIGGGAK